In the Ursus arctos isolate Adak ecotype North America unplaced genomic scaffold, UrsArc2.0 scaffold_19, whole genome shotgun sequence genome, one interval contains:
- the SIX5 gene encoding homeobox protein SIX5 — MATLPAEPSAGPAAGGEAVAAAAATEEEEEEARQLLQTLQAAEGEAAAAAGAGAGEAASGAEGPGSPGVPGSPPEAAAEPPTGLRFSPEQVACVCEALLQAGHAGRLSRFLGALPPAERLRGSDPVLRARALVAFQRGEYAELYRLLESRPFPAAHHAFLQDLYLRARYHEAERARGRALGAVDKYRLRKKFPLPKTIWDGEETVYCFKERSRAALKACYRGNRYPTPDEKRRLATLTGLSLTQVSNWFKNRRQRDRTGGGGGAPCKSESDGNPTTEDESSRSPEDLDRGVAPVAAEAPAQGSIFLAGATPPTPCPASSSILVNGSFLAAGSSPAVLLNGSPVIINSLALGEASGLGPLLLTGGSGAPPPQPGPQGASEGKTSLVLDPQTGEVRLEEAQPEAAETKEAQVAASGPAGEEAAGPLPQVVPGPPPAAPFPLPPGPVPSVAAPQVVPLSPPPGYPAGLGPTSPLLNLPQVVPTSQVVTLPQAVGPLQLLAAGPGSPVKVAAAAGPANVHLINSGVGVTALQLPSATAPGNFLLANPVSGSPIVTGVAVQQGKIILTATFPTSMLVSQVLPPAPSLALPLKPDPAISVPEGALPVAPSPALPDVHALGPLSAPQPPPVPAATGAAAAAATAASLPFSPDSSGLLPGFPAPPPEALMLSPAAMPIWPAGLELSAGPEGLLEAEKGLGTQAPHTVLRLPDPDPEGLLLGSTAGSEVDEGLEAEPKVLTQLQSVPVEDPLEL; from the exons ATGGCTACCTTGCCTGCGGAGCCGAGCGCGGGGCCGGCGGCTGGGGgggaggcggtggcggcggcggcggcgaccgaagaagaggaggaggaagcgcgCCAGCTCCTGCAGACTTTGCAGGCGGCCGAGGGTGAGGCGGCGGCcgcggccggggccggggcgggcgAAGCGGCGTCGGGAGCGGAGGGCCCGGGATCCCCGGGCGTCCCCGGGTCGCCTCCCGAGGCCGCTGCCGAGCCGCCCACGGGCCTCCGCTTCTCGCCCGAGCAGGTGGCGTGCGTTTGCGAGGCGCTGCTACAGGCGGGCCACGCCGGCCGCTTGAGCCGCTTCCTGGGCGCACTGCCCCCGGCCGAGCGCCTACGTGGCAGCGATCCGGTGCTGCGCGCTCGGGCCCTGGTGGCCTTCCAGCGGGGCGAGTACGCCGAGCTCTACCGGCTGCTGGAAAGCCGCCCCTTCCCCGCCGCCCACCACGCCTTTCTGCAGGACCTCTACCTGCGCGCGCGCTACCACGAGGCCGAGCGGGCCCGCGGCCGCGCGCTGGGCGCAGTGGACAAGTACCGTCTGCGCAAGAAGTTCCCGCTGCCCAAGACCATATGGGACGGCGAAGAGACCGTCTACTGCTTCAAGGAGCGCTCCCGCGCCGCGCTCAAGGCCTGCTATCGCGGCAACCGCTACCCTACGCCGGACGAGAAGCGCCGCCTGGCCACGCTCACCGGCCTCTCGCTCACGCAGGTCAGCAACTGGTTCAAGAACCGGCGACAGCGCGATCGGaccgggggcggcggcggcgcgcctTGCAAGAG CGAGTCTGACGGGAACCCCACCACCGAGGACGAGTCCAGCCGCAGTCCGGAGGACCTGGATAGGGGGGTGGCTCCGGTGGCTGCGGAGGCCCCTGCGCAGGGCTCTATATTTCTGGCTGGGGCCACCCCTCCCAcgccctgccctgcctcctcctccatccTGGTGAACGGGAGCTTCCTGGCTGCGGGCAGCTCTCCCGCTGTGCTCCTCAACGGCAGCCCCGTCATCATCAACAGCCTGGCCCTCGGGGAGGCCTCCGGCCTGGGCCCCCTGCTGCTCACGGGTGGCAGTGGCGCTCCTCCCCCGCAGCCCGGGCCCCAGGGGGCCAGCGAGGGCAAGACCTCCCTGGTCCTGGACCCTCAGACCGGGGAGGTTCGACTAGAGGAGGCTCAGCCTGAGGCCGCTGAGACCAAGGAGGCCCAGGTGGCTGCTTCAGGGCCGGCGGGAGAGGAGGCTGCGGGGCCTCTGCCCCAAGTGGTGCCCGGCCCTCCACCGGctgccccctttcctctgcccccaGGACCGGTGCCGTCTGTGGCAGCTCCCCAGGTGGTGCCACTTTCCCCACCCCCTGGGTATCCCGCAGGCCTGGGCCCCACGTCCCCGCTGTTGAACCTGCCCCAGGTGGTGCCCACCTCCCAGGTGGTGACCCTGCCGCAGGCGGTGGGGCCGCTGCAGCTGCTGGCGGCCGGGCCGGGCAGCCCTGTGAAGGTGGCCGCGGCCGCAGGCCCCGCCAACGTGCACCTGATAAACTCCGGGGTGGGCGTGACCGCCCTGCAGCTGCCCTCCGCCACCGCCCCAG GAAACTTTCTCCTGGCCAACCCCGTGTCTGGCAGCCCCATCGTGACAGGTGTGGCCGTGCAGCAGGGCAAGATCATCCTCACGGCCACCTTCCCCACCAGCATGCTGGTCTCCCAGGTCCTGCCgcctgcccccagcctggccctgcccctgAAGCCAGACCCGGCCATCTCAGTGCCGGAAGGAGCCCTCCCGGTGGCCCCCAGCCCCGCTCTCCCGGACGTCCACGCCCTAGGCCCACTCTCTGCACCGCAGCCACCGCCCGTCCCTGCTGCCACcggtgccgccgccgccgctgccaccGCCGCCAGCCTGCCCTTCTCCCCGGATTCCTCCGGTCTCCTACCCGGCTTCCCGGCGCCCCCGCCAGAGGCGCTCATGCTGTCGCCTGCAGCCATGCCCATCTGGCCAGCGGGCCTGGAACTGAGTGCGGGCCCGGAAGGGCTGCTGGAAGCTGAGAAGGGGCTGGGGACGCAGGCCCCCCATACGGTGCTGAGGCTGCCAGACCCCGACCCCGAGGGGCTGCTCCTGGGGTCCACGGCAGGCAGCGAGGTTGACGAGGGGCTGGAAGCTGAGCCCAAGGTTCTGACCCAGCTACAGTCGGTGCCTGTGGAAGATCCCCTGGAACTGTGA
- the MEIOSIN gene encoding meiosis initiator protein codes for MASRELRHFLGNGASSEIGNTETGGLRGVRCQRPNQYQLLAPNRRQRKNHTSKLHELALLLPVALKTGTKKLTKKEILLHVLHYIQYLQRSIDVAKTLLRFHATNGEGGLGGLGRNRASGPARRRHSTPSSSPHSRKSRLQGACRKPRKKKPTGLSERQTRAQNPRRCLALDKPKKWVIPSPEQQGRNMGGTATPSRRASSCCHPKVASSLPQGDRKGGGSRLTLLDMAENSIHCDFSGCWCCCGVSGQGDGLHRAFKAQQGTERIYFLNRTQPCPRQKLVFYDSSEELDKESPDADPWLPAWTPEGSPPGSPLALGPPQINNYSVTGHPSEILGLSPSLFSSPGKLPPDQILGDDTEFLTQALFEEVFLDPESLPSDSMLEALQSKEMPLEAPEDPPDSHSLCQSSVSLDHCYLSLSENSKAPSSSSSSSSSSSSSSSGDTDTESVCRQQEDAQADPEGLPSSSDEDGDYTWTPTRRAAPLPAAGRKARKGRAGRGPVKPRENKKAPCPTQMKKKCVNGFIMFCRMNRKQYIRACPGTASTAATKELAQLWRAMTQQERRPYCIKARRFSLQHNRIVKQDSSSSEDEDWGTPKPFYQLLAEKARRSPNLAPPRPLQHN; via the exons ATGGCGTCGAGAGAGTTGAGGCACTTCTTAGGCAAC ggagccTCCTCTGAGATAGGGAACACGGAGACAGGTGGTTTGAGGGGGGTCAGGTGCCAACGTCCTAACCAATACCAGCTCTTGGCCCCaaacaggaggcagaggaagaaccaCACCAGCAAACTTCATGAGTTGGCACTTCTGTTGCCTGTGGCCCTGAAGACGGGCACCAAGAAGCTCACCAAG AAGGAGATTCTGCTACATGTACTGCATTATATTCAGTACCTCCAGAGAAGCATCGACGTGGCCAAGACCTTGCTCAGATTCCACGCCACCAATGGGGAAGGCGGACTTGGGG GGCTGGGTCGGAACAGGGCCTCGGGCCCCGCACGACGGAGACACTCCACCCCTTCGAGCTCCCCGCACTCTCGCAAGTCCCGTCTTCAGGGCGCCTGCCGGAAACCCCGGAAGAAGAAACCCACCGGATTGTCAG AGCGCCAGACCCGGGCCCAGAACCCTCGCCGCTGTCTGGCCCTGGACAAGCCCAAGAAGTGGGTGATCCCATCCCCAGAGCAGCAAGGAAGAAACATGGGGGGCACTGCCACCCCTTCAAGACGTGCCAGCTCCTGCTGTCACCCCAAAGTTGCATCATCCCTGCCTCAAGGtgacaggaagggaggaggatCCCGGCTGACGTTGCTGGACATGGCTGAGAACAGCATCCACTGTGACTTCTCAGGTTGCT GGTGCTGCTGCGGAGTCAGCGGCCAGGGCGATGGGCTCCACCGCGCCTTCAAGGCCCAGCAAGGAACTGAGCGGATCTACTTTCTCAACAGGACCCAGCCCTGTCCCAG GCAGAAGCTGGTGTTCTACGATTCCAGCGAGGAGCTGGACAAGGAGTCCCCAGATGCTGACCCTTGGCTTCCTGCCTGGACCCCGGAGGGCAGCCCCCCTG GGAGCCCGCTGGCCTTGGGGCCTCCCCAGATTAACAACTACAGTGTGACAGGCCACCCGAGCGAGATCCTAGGGCTCAGTCCATCCCTCTTCAGCTCCCCAGGGAAGCTGCCGCCAGATCAGATCCTGGGGGATGACACTGAGTTCCTGACCCAAG CTCTCTTTGAAGAAGTGTTCCTAGATCCCGAGTCTTTGCCTTCTGACAGCATGCTTGAGGCGCTCCAGAGCAAG GAGATGCCCTTGGAGGCCCCCGAAGACCCCCCGGACTCCCACAGCCTGTGCCAGTCCTCCGTCTCGCTTGACCACTGCTACCTGTCGCTGAGCGAGAACAGCAAGGCgccctccagctccagctccagctccagctccagctccagctccagctcggGGGACACGGACACTGAGTCGGTGTGCAGGCAGCAGGAG GACGCTCAGGCCGACCCCGAGGGCCTGCCGTCGTCCAGCGACGAGGACGGAGACTACACGTGGACCCCCACCCGGCGGGCCGCCCCCCTGCCCGCGGCCGGGAGGAAGGCCAGGAAGGGCCGGGCGGGCCGGGGCCCAGTGAAGCCCAGGGAAAACAAGAAAGCCCCCTGCCCaacacagatgaagaaaaagtgCGTCAACGGCTTCATCATGTTCTGCAGGATGAACCGGAAGCAGTACATCCG AGCCTGTCCTGGGACCGCATCCACGGCTGCCACCAAGGAGCTGGCCCAACTCTGGCGGGCAATGACCCAGCAGGAGCGGAGACCATACTG catCAAAGCTCGAAGGTTCAGCCTCCAGCACAACCGGATTGTGAAGCAGGACAGCTCCAGCAGCGAGGACGAGGActgggggacccccaagccctTCTATCAGCTGCTGGCCGAGAAGGCCCGCCGTTCCCCAAACCTGGCCCCTCCGCGGCCCCTTCAACACAACTGA